The following coding sequences lie in one Synechococcus sp. CC9902 genomic window:
- a CDS encoding DUF427 domain-containing protein translates to MNEYVAEYPRPPRIELISGALEIYIQDEIIARDCEYIRVCETYHPPSIYIKPSAFTKGTLHQTSGRPSFCEWKGLATYWDLTRSNGESIRQKAGWSYAKPSNKYSSLRDWISVYPRCVDGCYLEGEKVVPQPGEFYGGWITSWVNGPFKGDPKHPELI, encoded by the coding sequence ATGAACGAGTACGTTGCTGAGTATCCAAGGCCACCAAGAATTGAACTCATCTCAGGTGCATTAGAGATTTATATTCAAGACGAAATCATCGCTAGAGATTGTGAATATATCAGAGTTTGTGAGACTTATCATCCGCCAAGCATCTATATCAAACCTTCAGCATTCACGAAAGGCACTTTGCATCAGACCTCAGGGCGACCATCATTTTGTGAGTGGAAAGGGCTTGCGACATACTGGGATCTGACAAGATCCAATGGAGAGAGCATTCGACAAAAAGCTGGCTGGAGTTACGCCAAACCGTCTAATAAATATTCATCCTTAAGAGACTGGATTAGCGTCTACCCAAGATGTGTCGACGGATGTTATTTAGAGGGAGAAAAGGTTGTTCCCCAGCCAGGAGAATTTTACGGCGGATGGATTACAAGCTGGGTCAATGGTCCATTCAAGGGAGATCCAAAGCATCCAGAATTGATTTAA
- a CDS encoding molecular chaperone DnaJ produces MTNKRVISSDSGAGGFGAATTKRSKASKARRKPRKSNHRREQCPLGRDPDIDAIKARQSLGLPLTGRLSVAVVKQAHKSLAVQHHPDKGGDPEMMTRFNHARDVLLEPVMDSIAAE; encoded by the coding sequence GTGACCAACAAACGTGTGATTAGCAGCGACAGTGGAGCGGGTGGGTTTGGCGCTGCAACCACCAAGCGGTCCAAAGCCTCAAAAGCGAGGCGTAAGCCGCGTAAATCGAACCATCGGAGGGAGCAGTGCCCGCTGGGTCGCGATCCCGACATTGATGCCATCAAGGCTCGTCAGAGTCTTGGTTTGCCGTTGACAGGTCGCTTAAGTGTGGCGGTGGTTAAACAAGCTCATAAATCGCTTGCTGTTCAACATCATCCCGATAAAGGCGGTGATCCCGAGATGATGACGCGCTTCAATCATGCCCGTGATGTACTGCTTGAGCCCGTTATGGACAGTATCGCTGCTGAATAG
- a CDS encoding DUF1543 domain-containing protein, with the protein MAVHLYLVVLGGRMKGCNIELHDVRWVVGESIQDTIKTLKSEWFGDKKGLHIDSYRKILHVDGMSVAVVHSPTVNEPTDEYRLWFVNLGGYSSQSMAEQHEFGIVVASTAQSAKATAKKRWLKGMTQIHKDDLHKINGNPLIDDLLPINGNGRWHIQLTPSTTEVSVSETPDWTGYWLI; encoded by the coding sequence ATGGCCGTCCATTTATATCTTGTGGTGTTGGGGGGGAGAATGAAGGGCTGCAATATCGAACTCCATGACGTCAGGTGGGTGGTGGGGGAATCAATTCAGGATACAATTAAGACACTGAAGAGTGAATGGTTTGGTGACAAAAAAGGGCTCCATATTGATAGCTACCGGAAAATTCTGCATGTAGATGGAATGTCCGTAGCTGTGGTTCATTCACCAACCGTGAATGAACCTACTGATGAATATCGCCTATGGTTTGTGAATCTTGGAGGATATTCAAGCCAATCCATGGCCGAGCAACATGAATTTGGCATTGTTGTTGCATCAACAGCTCAATCAGCAAAGGCCACAGCCAAGAAACGCTGGCTTAAGGGCATGACTCAAATCCACAAGGACGATCTCCACAAAATCAATGGAAATCCGCTTATTGATGATCTCTTACCGATAAATGGCAATGGGCGCTGGCATATCCAATTAACACCCAGCACAACAGAGGTCTCAGTATCCGAGACACCAGACTGGACCGGCTACTGGCTGATCTAG
- a CDS encoding ligase-associated DNA damage response DEXH box helicase, with translation MPGRSHEVDSTDQLQPIHKWFYHQGWTPLPFQRKTWEAYLEGKSGLIQVPTGSGKTYAAVMGPIARMLTDTADRKGIRLLYLTPLRALSRDLALAIRDPIEVMNWPLRVGIRNGDSKSSERTKQLKSPPEILVTTPESLTLLLSNPKAEELFNNLDTVILDEWHELMGSKRGSQTELCLSWLRQQRPGLQTWAISATIGNLNQAALHALGTKGKPIMVGGAPARTTYIHSIFPEKIDGFPWAGHLGLRMYEELVAVLNPNISTLLFTNTRNQSERWHQCLRFACPEMEGALALHHSAIDRGERESIESAVKAGDIRWVVCTSSLDLGVDFQPVEQVVQIGSPKNLARLLQRAGRSSHIPGGTSKVLFMPTNALELLELSAVRRGLEEGLVEQRKPPNAPLDVLLQHLTSLACGPGFNAEQTLKAVKTSACYEHLSQEDWDWCLIFLKEGGECLGAYPRYKKLEWNKESKKYHIREKMIARLHRFNIGTITAAPSITVRFIRGAVLGHVEETFISQLKPKDVFFFSGRQLEFIRLREMTAYVKVSTKKSRTVPAWAGGQMALSDLLTHHLRQEIDRARREDLDTPELKALKPLFDRQQDLSVLPKTNQLLIETCQTREGSHLFAYPFEGRFVHEGIGFLWASRLTKLNRGTITVSVNDYGFELLAPRSYPMAEIVEEYSELLLNKENLENDLQNALNLSELQRRRFRAIAQIAGLMNRGFPGSTKSTGQLQISASLLFDVFNRHEPSNRLLQQAYQEVMHDQLELSRLEHALTRAAEQEWLHVQTPRPGPLAFPLLVERLNSRMSNETVLERIMRMQKDALHKES, from the coding sequence ATGCCAGGACGTTCGCATGAAGTGGATTCAACCGATCAACTACAACCAATTCATAAATGGTTTTATCATCAGGGATGGACGCCACTTCCATTTCAGAGAAAAACTTGGGAAGCATATTTAGAAGGCAAAAGTGGCCTTATCCAAGTACCAACAGGGTCTGGAAAAACCTATGCAGCAGTGATGGGCCCCATCGCCCGAATGCTGACAGATACCGCAGATCGTAAAGGGATACGATTGCTATATCTCACCCCACTTCGAGCGCTGAGTCGGGATCTAGCCCTAGCAATACGAGATCCAATAGAAGTGATGAATTGGCCATTGCGCGTCGGCATCCGTAACGGAGACAGCAAAAGTAGTGAACGCACGAAACAACTTAAATCACCACCGGAAATATTAGTTACCACTCCAGAATCACTAACTCTATTGCTCAGTAATCCGAAGGCAGAGGAGCTGTTCAATAACCTCGACACCGTGATCTTGGATGAATGGCATGAATTGATGGGAAGTAAGCGTGGTAGCCAAACAGAGCTATGCCTTTCATGGCTTCGCCAACAACGTCCAGGCCTACAAACCTGGGCGATCAGTGCCACGATTGGAAATTTGAACCAGGCCGCACTGCACGCACTGGGCACGAAGGGCAAACCCATAATGGTTGGGGGCGCACCGGCAAGGACCACTTATATCCACAGCATATTTCCAGAAAAGATTGATGGCTTCCCTTGGGCGGGTCACCTCGGCCTACGAATGTATGAAGAGCTTGTAGCTGTTCTCAATCCGAACATCAGCACACTGCTGTTCACTAACACAAGAAATCAATCAGAACGTTGGCATCAATGTCTTCGTTTCGCCTGTCCTGAAATGGAAGGGGCACTCGCTTTACATCACAGTGCAATCGATCGTGGAGAACGAGAATCCATTGAATCAGCTGTAAAAGCAGGAGATATTCGTTGGGTGGTGTGCACCAGTTCTCTAGATTTAGGTGTGGATTTTCAGCCAGTAGAACAGGTTGTACAAATTGGTAGTCCAAAGAATTTAGCTCGTCTTTTACAGCGAGCAGGTCGATCATCCCATATCCCAGGAGGGACCTCTAAAGTATTATTTATGCCAACCAATGCACTGGAGCTTCTAGAACTAAGCGCAGTTCGACGAGGCTTAGAAGAAGGATTAGTCGAGCAGCGAAAACCACCAAATGCTCCACTTGATGTATTACTCCAACACCTTACAAGCCTTGCTTGTGGGCCAGGGTTCAACGCAGAACAAACCCTAAAAGCAGTAAAAACGAGTGCATGCTATGAACATCTGAGCCAGGAAGACTGGGATTGGTGTCTCATATTTCTCAAAGAGGGTGGTGAATGCCTAGGTGCATACCCGAGATACAAAAAGCTTGAATGGAATAAGGAAAGCAAGAAATATCATATCCGCGAAAAAATGATCGCCAGACTGCATCGATTCAATATTGGTACGATTACAGCAGCACCATCGATCACAGTCCGATTCATTCGAGGAGCTGTATTAGGCCATGTTGAAGAAACATTTATTAGCCAGCTAAAACCCAAAGATGTGTTCTTTTTTTCGGGACGACAACTCGAGTTTATTCGACTCAGAGAGATGACAGCCTACGTCAAAGTCAGCACGAAAAAAAGTCGTACAGTACCAGCATGGGCAGGAGGTCAAATGGCACTATCCGACCTGCTGACACATCACCTACGACAAGAAATAGATCGAGCCAGACGAGAAGATCTAGACACACCGGAATTAAAAGCATTAAAACCATTATTTGATCGACAGCAGGATTTATCTGTTCTACCAAAAACGAATCAGCTGTTAATCGAAACCTGTCAAACACGCGAGGGGAGCCATCTATTCGCATATCCATTTGAAGGTCGATTTGTTCACGAGGGAATCGGATTTCTGTGGGCATCAAGACTCACAAAGCTGAATCGCGGCACAATTACAGTATCTGTTAATGATTATGGATTTGAATTATTAGCACCAAGGAGCTACCCAATGGCAGAGATTGTTGAAGAATATTCCGAGCTCCTACTTAATAAAGAAAATCTCGAGAATGATTTACAGAATGCACTCAACCTTTCAGAACTGCAACGACGACGTTTTCGGGCCATTGCACAAATCGCAGGTCTAATGAATCGTGGCTTTCCAGGATCAACCAAAAGCACCGGCCAACTTCAAATTAGTGCGTCTCTTTTATTTGATGTATTTAATAGACATGAACCAAGCAATCGATTACTTCAACAGGCTTATCAAGAAGTGATGCACGATCAACTAGAGCTCAGCAGATTGGAACATGCACTTACTCGGGCCGCTGAACAAGAATGGCTGCATGTCCAAACACCACGCCCTGGACCACTAGCCTTTCCATTGTTGGTCGAGCGCCTCAATTCACGCATGTCAAACGAGACTGTGCTCGAACGAATCATGCGCATGCAAAAGGATGCTCTGCACAAAGAATCTTAA
- a CDS encoding ATP-dependent DNA ligase: MQAFQALFQQLDQVTGTRAKVGLLVEHFRSVPAADAAWALVLLLGKRRRRLITGRRLRTILEQRGGIPEWLVAECHGQVGDSAETITLLWPAVSTKIGLVESNLPTLPVDQPLHWWMDTLLPTISGFKDDNEANAVLDLWQRVPNDQHFVVNKLITGGFRVGVSTGLISRAIAEAFDLDIELVVQRLMGGFEPTADNFQQLILPANDDEQRSKGTPYPFFLASPIDLHRLQDSKPDDWLVEWKWDGIRGQLIHRGHGTFLWSRGEELVNDSFPELISIGEALPDGTVLDGEVICWKEEDSIPLGFDQLQRRLGRKQVGNILKRECPVRFIAYDLLEHKGQDIRQEPISQRQQKLLEVIRTLKHPEHWRLQQSQHWPLKTWDELDRQRQEARKKHAEGLMLKQRTSPYLAGRKRGSWWKYKLDPMNLDAVLLYAQAGRGRRANLFTDYTFGLWNNSETPELVTFAKAYSGLDNAEILELDRWIRKNTLQRFGPTRSVRPEQVFELGFEGIHPSKRHKAGVAVRFPRILRWRKDKTAQEGNCLSDAKQLMNDQREA, translated from the coding sequence ATGCAGGCCTTTCAGGCCCTATTCCAACAGCTCGACCAAGTCACAGGAACACGGGCCAAAGTTGGTTTGCTTGTTGAACATTTCCGTTCTGTACCAGCAGCCGATGCCGCCTGGGCTCTTGTTCTTCTGTTGGGGAAACGAAGACGCCGGCTCATCACTGGCCGAAGGCTTCGCACGATCCTTGAGCAACGGGGTGGCATTCCAGAGTGGCTAGTTGCCGAGTGTCACGGTCAAGTTGGCGATTCAGCCGAAACAATCACCCTGCTTTGGCCAGCCGTGAGCACCAAAATCGGCCTTGTGGAATCAAATCTCCCGACACTTCCAGTCGATCAACCGCTGCACTGGTGGATGGACACCCTTCTTCCAACGATTAGCGGTTTCAAAGACGACAACGAAGCAAACGCTGTTCTCGATCTATGGCAGAGAGTGCCAAACGACCAACACTTTGTGGTTAATAAACTGATCACGGGAGGATTTCGGGTCGGTGTATCAACGGGGTTGATCAGTCGAGCAATTGCTGAGGCCTTTGATCTCGACATCGAACTGGTTGTCCAACGGTTAATGGGCGGCTTTGAGCCAACGGCTGACAATTTTCAACAACTCATCCTTCCTGCTAACGACGATGAACAACGATCGAAAGGCACTCCGTATCCTTTCTTTCTGGCTAGCCCCATCGATCTCCATCGACTTCAAGACAGCAAGCCTGATGACTGGCTTGTCGAATGGAAATGGGATGGCATTCGTGGGCAATTAATTCACCGAGGACATGGCACATTTCTGTGGAGTCGGGGAGAGGAACTCGTGAACGATAGTTTTCCGGAACTTATCTCGATTGGGGAGGCTCTACCGGATGGCACCGTTCTCGATGGAGAAGTGATCTGTTGGAAGGAAGAGGATTCAATACCACTAGGTTTCGACCAATTACAACGCCGCCTGGGTCGAAAACAGGTGGGCAACATTTTGAAACGGGAATGCCCAGTGCGTTTTATCGCTTACGACCTGTTAGAGCACAAAGGACAAGACATCCGACAAGAGCCAATTTCACAACGGCAGCAAAAGCTACTTGAAGTGATCAGGACGCTGAAACATCCAGAGCACTGGCGATTACAACAAAGCCAGCACTGGCCACTAAAAACATGGGACGAGCTCGATCGGCAACGACAGGAAGCAAGAAAAAAACATGCTGAGGGATTGATGCTCAAGCAACGCACATCCCCATATTTGGCTGGTCGAAAACGCGGTAGCTGGTGGAAATACAAGCTTGATCCCATGAACCTAGATGCCGTTCTTCTCTACGCGCAGGCAGGACGTGGTCGGCGCGCGAATTTATTTACCGACTACACATTTGGCCTTTGGAACAATTCAGAAACACCTGAACTAGTCACCTTCGCAAAGGCTTACTCCGGACTTGACAACGCGGAAATCCTTGAGCTCGATCGTTGGATCAGAAAGAACACACTGCAACGATTTGGCCCGACGCGATCTGTTCGGCCCGAGCAAGTCTTTGAACTGGGGTTTGAAGGAATTCACCCATCAAAACGGCACAAAGCTGGAGTAGCCGTACGATTTCCGAGAATTTTGCGCTGGCGAAAGGATAAGACTGCCCAAGAAGGAAACTGCTTAAGCGATGCAAAACAGTTGATGAACGACCAGAGAGAGGCTTAA
- a CDS encoding ligase-associated DNA damage response exonuclease produces MIERTESGLYCRAADAWVDPWRPVPRALITHAHADHARPGCGEYWAVDSSEAVLRQRLGQSINLHAVRYGKEFWLGQCKVSFHSAGHVLGSAQIRLESDGNVWVVSGDYKRDHDPSCAPFETVACDVLITEATFGLPIYRWSSGAEVAKSIRDWWQADRSRPTLLFCYAFGKAQRLLAELKAIGVEEEVLLHGAVETITRHYREAQVPMTPSRPVSDYPRKDSLNGRLVLAPPSAHRSSWMRRFKAPQTGFASGWMTVRGARQRRGYERGFVLSDHADWPGLIQTVRESGAKQVYVTHGQSDVLARYLRECEGIAAEPLETLFEGEQD; encoded by the coding sequence TTGATAGAACGCACCGAATCAGGCCTGTACTGCCGGGCTGCTGATGCCTGGGTGGATCCATGGAGGCCGGTTCCGAGAGCCTTGATTACCCATGCCCATGCCGACCATGCCAGACCAGGATGTGGCGAATATTGGGCTGTTGACTCAAGCGAAGCGGTCTTGCGGCAGCGTCTTGGCCAGAGCATCAATCTGCACGCGGTTCGTTACGGGAAAGAGTTTTGGCTCGGTCAATGCAAGGTGTCCTTCCACAGTGCAGGGCATGTGCTTGGGTCAGCGCAGATCCGACTGGAGTCGGATGGAAATGTCTGGGTCGTGAGTGGCGACTACAAGCGCGACCACGATCCCAGCTGCGCTCCGTTTGAGACCGTCGCCTGTGATGTGTTGATTACAGAAGCCACATTTGGGTTGCCCATTTATCGCTGGAGCAGCGGAGCCGAAGTCGCAAAATCAATTCGAGATTGGTGGCAGGCTGATCGGAGCCGGCCCACATTGTTGTTCTGTTACGCCTTTGGGAAAGCACAACGTCTACTGGCTGAATTAAAAGCAATCGGTGTCGAAGAAGAGGTGCTTTTGCATGGTGCGGTGGAAACCATCACTCGGCACTATCGCGAGGCTCAAGTTCCGATGACGCCGAGCCGGCCCGTCAGTGACTACCCACGCAAAGATTCTCTGAATGGCCGATTGGTTCTAGCCCCCCCATCTGCACATCGTTCCAGTTGGATGCGTCGTTTCAAGGCACCGCAAACTGGTTTTGCTTCAGGATGGATGACTGTGCGGGGCGCGCGGCAACGACGTGGATATGAACGGGGGTTTGTGCTCAGCGATCACGCCGACTGGCCAGGTCTGATTCAAACCGTCCGGGAGTCAGGAGCCAAACAGGTGTACGTCACCCATGGACAAAGTGACGTACTCGCCAGATACCTACGTGAATGCGAAGGGATTGCTGCCGAACCGCTCGAGACATTGTTTGAAGGTGAACAAGACTGA
- the nadA gene encoding quinolinate synthase NadA, with protein MSVDNALVAAIELLKQQRNAVVLAHYYQSPDIQDIADFIGDSLELSRKAANTSADVIVFCGVHFMAETAKILSPEKTVVIPDLDAGCSLADDCPADAFAAFRQQHPDHFVVSYINCTAAVKAQSDLICTSSNAVDLVKQLPEDQPILFAPDQNLGRWVQRQSGRDLTLWPGRCIVHETFSEEAVLQLKLEHPTAEVIAHPECQENLLDLANFIGSTSKLLNYTEISATQTFIVLTEPGIIHQMQQRVPHKTLLEVPGLDGCSCNACPYMRLNTLQKLHDCLSTLEPAIEMEENLRMKALLPMKKMLEMSR; from the coding sequence ATGAGCGTTGACAACGCCCTGGTCGCGGCGATCGAGCTGCTCAAACAACAGCGGAATGCTGTGGTGCTTGCGCACTATTACCAGTCCCCAGACATCCAAGATATTGCCGATTTCATCGGCGACTCCTTGGAGTTATCAAGAAAAGCCGCCAACACCTCTGCAGACGTGATCGTGTTCTGTGGTGTGCACTTCATGGCGGAGACAGCAAAAATTCTCAGCCCAGAGAAGACAGTTGTTATTCCTGATCTTGATGCAGGTTGCTCATTAGCTGATGACTGTCCAGCAGACGCTTTCGCTGCATTTCGTCAGCAACATCCGGATCATTTTGTCGTGAGCTACATCAATTGCACCGCCGCAGTAAAAGCGCAAAGCGATCTGATTTGCACGAGCAGTAATGCCGTAGATCTGGTCAAGCAATTGCCTGAAGATCAACCCATCCTTTTTGCTCCTGATCAAAACTTAGGGCGGTGGGTACAACGCCAAAGTGGTCGTGATCTCACCCTCTGGCCTGGTCGTTGCATTGTTCATGAAACGTTTAGCGAAGAAGCAGTACTTCAACTAAAACTCGAACATCCCACCGCTGAAGTGATTGCTCACCCAGAGTGTCAGGAGAATCTCCTTGATCTCGCTAACTTCATCGGTTCAACAAGCAAGTTGCTGAATTACACCGAAATCAGTGCTACCCAAACATTCATTGTTTTAACTGAGCCAGGCATCATTCACCAGATGCAACAACGCGTTCCACACAAGACACTTTTAGAAGTACCAGGCCTGGATGGATGCAGCTGCAATGCCTGCCCGTACATGCGCCTTAATACACTTCAAAAACTACACGACTGTTTGAGCACATTGGAACCAGCCATTGAAATGGAGGAGAACCTAAGAATGAAGGCTCTCCTTCCAATGAAAAAAATGCTGGAGATGAGTCGCTAA
- a CDS encoding TIGR04168 family protein, which produces MRIAIAGDLHGAWSDADELLLERLQPDAVLFVGDLSDGDLRLTRRIASLPYRVAVIFGNHDRGSDKTGGLLRQQLVLLGDRHCAWGVRRWEDLPLTVVGARPFSAGGGFHLSKAVEAVYGPVTLDQSVDRILAAAASVPSEEPLLVLAHCGPTGLGSDPDSPCGRDWKSPAIDWGDQDLSIALDRIAVTRPPDLVVFGHMHHALKRGSGYRQSLLQDRRGTAYLNAACVPRSGLDVQGRTLIHLSWAEFSGSSLTHLSHRWYTPDGGLSHQESLPLDKPMQC; this is translated from the coding sequence CTGCGCATTGCGATTGCCGGAGATCTTCACGGCGCTTGGAGCGACGCTGACGAACTGCTGTTGGAGCGGCTTCAACCCGACGCTGTTTTGTTCGTCGGTGACCTCAGCGATGGTGATCTGCGTTTGACACGTCGCATTGCCTCACTTCCTTATCGAGTGGCGGTCATCTTTGGGAATCACGACAGGGGATCTGACAAAACCGGTGGACTCCTGCGTCAGCAATTGGTTCTTCTGGGGGACCGTCACTGTGCTTGGGGTGTCCGTCGCTGGGAGGACCTTCCCTTAACAGTTGTTGGTGCACGGCCGTTCAGCGCCGGAGGTGGATTTCATCTCTCGAAGGCCGTGGAGGCCGTGTATGGCCCAGTCACCTTGGATCAGTCGGTGGATCGAATCTTGGCTGCTGCTGCCTCCGTTCCTTCCGAGGAACCTCTCTTGGTCTTGGCCCACTGCGGGCCTACAGGTTTGGGGTCTGATCCAGATAGCCCTTGCGGACGGGATTGGAAGAGTCCTGCCATCGATTGGGGAGATCAGGATTTATCGATTGCCCTGGATCGGATTGCTGTGACACGCCCCCCTGATCTTGTGGTGTTTGGTCATATGCACCATGCTCTTAAGCGAGGCTCGGGCTATCGACAAAGTCTTCTGCAAGATCGACGTGGCACGGCTTATCTGAATGCGGCCTGTGTGCCTCGCAGCGGTCTGGATGTCCAAGGACGAACATTGATTCATTTGTCCTGGGCTGAATTCAGTGGGTCGTCTCTGACCCATCTGAGTCATCGTTGGTACACGCCTGATGGTGGGCTTAGTCACCAAGAGTCGCTTCCCCTCGACAAACCTATGCAGTGCTGA
- a CDS encoding glycoside hydrolase family 24 protein yields MSGVLATSLPSAPARASFLPPATRSQLVHLPDVQPTRAIPYVITPERRAMLNTIRFAEGTWKGGFDVGYRVMFGGGLMSSLNRHPNRVIYSSRYASAAAGAYQFMPFTWDLVRRSLGVTGFGPEVQDQGALFLIQRRKALGLTDTGNLSPYLAAKLAPEWASFPTLAGRSFYGQPVKKYDRLLSFYNVNLVELRRIRDERRLELSQAAKPAVCTGSRIACATQL; encoded by the coding sequence ATGTCTGGAGTATTGGCCACATCTCTTCCGAGTGCTCCCGCCAGAGCGAGCTTTTTGCCCCCTGCGACGAGATCGCAGTTAGTGCATTTGCCTGATGTTCAGCCAACCCGAGCGATTCCTTACGTCATAACCCCCGAGCGTCGAGCGATGCTCAATACCATCCGTTTTGCTGAAGGCACGTGGAAGGGTGGCTTTGATGTGGGCTATCGAGTGATGTTTGGTGGTGGCTTGATGAGCTCCCTCAACCGGCATCCCAATCGGGTGATCTATAGCTCCCGCTATGCCAGTGCTGCTGCAGGGGCTTACCAATTCATGCCATTTACCTGGGATTTGGTTCGGCGAAGCTTGGGTGTGACCGGCTTCGGACCAGAGGTGCAGGATCAAGGAGCGCTGTTCTTGATTCAGCGTCGCAAGGCCCTCGGTCTCACAGACACAGGCAATCTTTCCCCGTATCTTGCAGCCAAATTGGCGCCGGAGTGGGCTTCATTCCCCACGCTTGCGGGTCGGAGTTTTTACGGGCAGCCCGTAAAAAAATACGATCGCCTTCTCTCGTTTTACAACGTCAATCTTGTGGAGTTACGGCGGATCCGCGACGAGCGTCGCCTTGAACTTTCTCAGGCGGCTAAGCCAGCCGTTTGCACAGGCTCTCGAATTGCCTGTGCAACGCAGCTCTGA
- a CDS encoding TPM domain-containing protein, giving the protein MGTHRIRILWGALLAMVIGLWGAASPALAYDNPELLPDHPTPVIDLARVFSETQRERLEESLGEVEERTGWKLRVLTQYERTPGLAIREFWGLDERSLLLVADPRGGNLLNFNVGDAYFAMMPRTYWVELQTRFGNQYYVKDHGEDGAVLDALGAVEICLDRGGCQVVPGLPLEQWLWTLTTSVLGGLIAGFAAYPRKEGETVAWAWLLLLSPLWGMLFGIFGIAPVITRTSEWLPLIRNTFGFLAGGVAAYFIAQVTMGRRLQSETDE; this is encoded by the coding sequence ATGGGAACACATCGCATTCGAATCCTGTGGGGCGCCCTTTTGGCCATGGTCATCGGCCTTTGGGGGGCAGCATCACCTGCGCTGGCTTACGACAACCCTGAACTCCTTCCCGACCACCCCACGCCGGTGATCGATCTCGCAAGGGTTTTCAGCGAAACCCAACGAGAACGGTTGGAGGAATCACTTGGAGAGGTGGAAGAACGAACAGGATGGAAATTGCGGGTTCTCACCCAGTACGAACGAACACCAGGATTAGCGATCCGAGAATTCTGGGGACTCGACGAACGAAGCCTGTTGCTTGTAGCAGACCCCAGAGGAGGCAATCTGCTCAACTTCAACGTCGGCGATGCGTACTTCGCAATGATGCCGAGAACCTATTGGGTCGAACTACAGACCAGATTCGGCAATCAGTATTACGTCAAAGATCACGGTGAAGATGGCGCCGTATTGGATGCATTGGGCGCCGTCGAAATCTGCTTGGATCGCGGCGGATGTCAGGTCGTTCCTGGCTTGCCCTTGGAACAGTGGCTTTGGACGCTCACCACATCGGTTTTAGGAGGGTTGATTGCAGGTTTTGCCGCCTATCCGCGTAAGGAAGGAGAAACGGTCGCTTGGGCCTGGCTACTGCTGCTCTCACCGCTGTGGGGAATGTTGTTTGGCATCTTCGGCATTGCACCAGTGATCACACGCACCTCGGAATGGTTGCCACTCATTCGAAACACGTTTGGGTTCTTAGCTGGGGGAGTCGCCGCTTACTTCATTGCCCAAGTCACGATGGGACGACGCCTTCAAAGTGAAACTGACGAGTAA